The Molothrus ater isolate BHLD 08-10-18 breed brown headed cowbird chromosome 6, BPBGC_Mater_1.1, whole genome shotgun sequence genome segment CGCTCCCCCGCTTGCTCCACCCGGCCTCTCGCCCCGCGTTGCCGGGGCTGGCGTTGCCTGTCTCCTGCCGCGGGGCGCTCCCGGCTCCTGCCTCGCCAAGATGGCGCCCGCGCTGGTGCtgaggaggaggcggcggctgcgggcgctgggacggcggcggcggccacTTTCGCTCActgagaggagaggagcagggacacggggagcCATGGCGGGGGGGAGGAGAGGCGCCATGCCCAGGCCTGATCAATCGAACCCCGCATGCCTCCccgccgctccggccccgcgcctgggccccgccgccccgcccgcgtCGCCGTGGCCGCCGCACGGACCCCACGACCGCACCGCGGGGCTCGGCCCCGCAGGGACTCCGCGGGGGGCCCTTCCTCATCGATGCGCTCCTGCAGCCGATTGATAGGGTCTGGCGATGACGGAAATTGCCGAAGGGACTCGGCCAGACGGCCGGGTGAGCCAGCGAGTCTCGCGCGAGGCGGGGCGGGGTCTCGCGATGCTGGTGCGGGGAGGCGGGTGCGTCCCGGAAGTGACGCGCGCTCGCCCTTGAGGCGCCGCGGGGGGGCGGCGGGTGCGCTCGGCGCCGCTCGCTCTCGCTGCTGGGCCGGGGCAGCCGGGAGCCGGTACCGGGCGTGCGTGCGTGTCGCGGAGGCCGCCCGCGGCAGCTAGGCAGCTTGTCCGGCCTGGCAGCCGCCGCAGATGATGAGAGCGGTGAGGGGCTGGTGGCGCTGGAGCCGGGGCGCTGTCAGGGTTAACACGTGGGGCAGTCGGTGGGGCTGCGTGCGTTCTACCGCTCTCGCCTTGTCAGGCGCTAGGAGTTGCA includes the following:
- the LOC118687225 gene encoding 30S ribosomal protein S3-like, with translation MPPRRSGPAPGPRRPARVAVAAARTPRPHRGARPRRDSAGGPSSSMRSCSRLIGSGDDGNCRRDSARRPGQVLVASHPLPRRGKSWEGAQPGLLT